The Barnesiella intestinihominis YIT 11860 DNA window GGTACGAGTTTTAAAAATGCGGGTAGCCCACATGAATTTATCAATTCTTACCTCGTCTTTCGCCATATCTGCTATTTATTGTTATATTGATTCATAGTTTGCTGCACGCCGGCTAAACAAAAACTCTTGATAATCTCGCCGGCTCGTTCCAACTTTTCGGGGAGTTGCTTCTCCTCTTCCGGAGGAAAAGATCCCAAAACGAACTCTATTTGTCCCCCTCGCGGAAAATCATTCCCTATACCGAATCGAAGACGGGCATAGCATTGTGTACCCAATATTTCGCAAATATGTTTCAATCCATTATGACCGGCATCGCTGCCTTTGGGTTTCAATCTCAATGTACCAAACGGCAAAGCCAAATCGTCTACGACGACAAGCATATTCTCTACCGGTATATTTTCTTTTTGCAACCAGTACCGAACCGCATTTCCGCTCAAATTCATATAGGTCGAAGGTTTCAACAAAACCAACACACGTCCTTTTAACCGAAGTTCACATGTAGCACCGTAACGTCCATCGGTAAAAACGAGATTGGACGCCTTAGCTAAGGCGTCCAATACTCTGAATCCTATGTTATGTCGGGTATTCTCGTATTCATAACCGATATTCCCCAACCCTACAATCAGATATTTCATCAATAAAACAGGTTTATCGATCGTTATTTAGCGGCAGCTTGCGCACCACGAGCGGCACGAGTCAAGTTAACCGCACAAACTACGGCATTCTTGGCGTTCATCAATTCCAAACCTTCGAAATGGAGTTCTCCCACTTGCAAGGTTTTACCCAATCCCAAATTGTCGATATTGATTACCAAACGTTCGGGGATATTGGAATAGATGGCTTTTACTTTCAGTTTTCTCATCGACAAACTCAATTTACCACCGGCACGTACACCTTCGGAGTGTCCTTCGAGTTGAACCGGAACTTCCATAACAACGGGTTTCTTATCGGATACTTCCAAGAAATCCATGTGCAGAATAGCATCGGTTACAGGGTGGAATTGCAAATCTTTCAATACCGCCATCTTTTTTTCACCATCGATAGTCAACTCGACTGCAAAAATATCGGGAGTATAAACCAATTTACGAACGGCATCCTTAGTCACAGTGAAATCGGTAACGATAATACCTTTTTTACCACCGGGAAGTTCTACCAACTTTTCACAGGGTTTGAGCGCTCCTTGATAAGGCAATTCTACCAACTCGCCACCATTCAGCACTGCGGGAATCAATCCTTGCTTACGCAAACCTTTTACTGCTTTCTTGCCCAAATCGGTACGGGCCGTACCATTCAATTGAAATGTTTTCATCGTTGTGTTGTTTTGTGTTACTCAAAATTAAGCTTTCACTGCTCCTTAATTTCCCATCACACGGAATTTTCAAAAAGCGGGGCAAAGTTAACATTTTATTTTCTTACCTACAAGCCTTTACGAAATTATTCCTCTCGAAACAAAAAATCGGGGAAGCGTTTTTTCTCCGCTCTCCTTTCGCTATCTTTGTCACTATGAAGATAGGTGCGGTTCGGCATAGCCAAATCGGAAATAGAATTTCCGTTTGTCTTTACACTCACCTTTTTGTATCTTTGCAATTCATAATAAAGAATTTAAACACACCAACCACCATGAAAGGAAAAATCTTGGTTACCGGAGGAACGGGATACATCGGGTCTCATTCCACAGTAGAACTGCAAAATGCAGGTTACGAAGTTGTCATCATCGACAATCTATCCAACTCTAACATCGAAGTACTCGACGGAATCGAACGTATCACAGGCAAACGTCCTACGTTCGTTCAAGCCGACTGTACCGATATGGAGGCTTTGCGTCAGCTTTTTAAAGAGAATCCCGGAATAAAAGGGATCATACATTTCGCGGCGAGCAAAGCAGTGGGCGAATCGGTTCAAAAACCTTTGCTCTATTACCGCAACAATCTAATGTCTCTTGTTAATTTATTAACTTTAATGCCGGAATATGGCGTAGAAGGAATCGTATTTTCATCGTCTTGTACCGTTTACGGACAACCAGACGTTTTACCGGTAGACGAATCGGCTCCTATCAAACCCGCCTTATCGCCCTACGGCAATACCAAACAGATTTGCGAAGAAATTATTAAAGATACCATTCATGCCAGCGCTCCTTTCAAATCGATCATTCTCCGTTATTTCAACCCGATAGGGGCACACCCAACCGCCGAAATAGGAGAACTGCCCAACGGCGTTCCCCAAAACCTTATCCCATACTTGACCCAAACCGCCATCGGTATTCGCAAAGAATTGAGCGTATTCGGCGACGATTATCATACTCCCGACGGTTCTTGCATTCGCGATTACATCAACGTCGTAGATCTTGCAAAAGCTCATGTGACAGCCATGAATCGTATGCTTGAAAATAAATCGCCCGAAGCTATCGAGATATTCAACCTCGGTACGGGGCGAGGGGTTTCCGTGCTCGAACTAATTTCTGCATTTGAAAAAGCTACGGGGGTAAAAGTTCCTCACAAAATAGTAGGACGTCGAGAAGGCGATATAGAACAAGTGTGGGCTAACCCTGAAAGAGCGAATAAAGTTCTAGGCTGGACAGCACAAGAAAGCATCGAAGACACGCTTGCTTCTGCTTGGAAATGGCAATTGAAATTACGCGAAAGAGGTATTATGTAATGTATAATCATCTATCTTTCTAAAAAACAGAGCCTTTAATAAAGGCTCTGTTTTTTTGTTTCTATCAAAATTATCAGAAAAAAATATCCACCTGTTTTATTGCATTATATTGTTCCCCTATCTTTGTGAATACGAAGACAGGCTGCGGTTCGGCATAGTCAAATCGGAAATGGAATTTCCGTTTGCCTCTGCACTCACCTTTCGCTATCTTTGCCTTAAACAGAAATAAGAAAATATGCCGGAGGTATGTAGATTCTTTGGAATTATAATCAGTTTATAAATGCATCAACGACCCAAAATCCAGTATAACAACAATAAATAATTATTTTATATCTCTTTCGTCAAGCTAAACTCCTTATCGGCAAATAATTCGGCTAACCCGGATATTTGTTTAAACCGTAATAATTCGTCCTTATCCATACCAATATTCCGCATAATCCAGCTATCGGACATACCGGCTTTCGTCAACTCCGAAACAATTTCGCACATCAATTCGATACAATGCGTACCTCTCGCCCTATTATGCCGTATGGTAGAAGCCATTCTGTTCGAAAGGTCTTTATCTATCACCACCACCGGCAACAAACCCTTTTCCCTGTCATATATACGCTTGGAGGTTTTCATAACTTTATAGCGATGAAACCCGTCAACCAGTTCATACTGGTCTTTCTCCGGAATATAATAACACACACAGGGCATCGTATATCCGTCCTCCCAAATAGAAAGTTCGAGTAATTTCATCTCGGGCGGAGCAACAATATTCGGATTATACGTATTGGCGACCACTTTTTCCACGGGAACAGCAATCACATTGTAAACCGGACTTTTATACTTTTCCATTTTTCAAATCAATGCTTTATATTTTTCCATCACTCGTTCTTTTTGTTCTTTCTCGGCCTTATTCAAAGAAAAGCCCATGTATTTGCATGTATGATCGTTTTTAAGAATACATATACACATGCGTTTAAATGTGGGGAGTTCTTTAAATTCGGGGATATCAATATCGTCTAAATATTCCATTCGTACAGGTTTTTTCTCGGTCCTGTAATTGGAATGGTCACCTACGGTAATAGGAATTCCCATCTTTTCCAGCTTTCGAATGGTTTCATCTGCCAGACACCCCCCTTTATCCCGCCAGAAGTTCATACTCACCGACAATTTTCGCTGGTAATTTTTACGAGTGTTTTCCGGAAGCGTTTTCAACAAAAAATCCAAATATCCTTCCCATGTCATATTGGGTGGAAGTTTGATAGAATGCCAGCCCATCATAGATGTATTCCCATACAATCCGGCAAAATTCACCCCATTGACCCGACTTACCATTTTCCCCCACATATCCGGGTCTATCGCACGATACAAACGGAGGCTCGATATGGCCTGCGATATAAACGGGCTGGCCACCCTTTGCTTATCCAACGGGACCCCAGCTCGATAGTAGAGATCGTACAGCTTGTTATAATCCCAATGATACCGGCCGTTAGCGACCCACACGTCGGTCGTCAGCCAATCGTGTATGGGATAGGCATTGCAAATGCCATATTTCATCTCACGAATCCACTTCAAACCTTTATACTTCCTGTAATTCTTATCGCTATGAATCGTGCGCCAACGATTGAAACTTTCTTGTGTGCGAATGCCGATGAGACAACAAGTCCTGCGAGCCGCATTCCGCTTGTGCAACCATTCGGCGAACTTAATCTGAAACTCATAGTCCCATAAATCATCTGTATAAAAATCGAAATCTTCTTTCGTATAACAGTTTTCTGGTTTTTCTCTTACCCATAACGGGCGCATAGAGTCCTCCCACGGGCGCCAATAGTTTTGATACATCGAAGCACACGTCGTAACCTTGAACGGGACGCAAATCCTATATACATCTAATATATCGGAATTAGATGCCAATACTCTGTCTACATAACGCGTCGTCTCCTCATATTGGACTTCATAGTCGATATGAAATACCCCCAATCTACGATTCAATTTATTCTGACGAATATAATCGATACATAAATTAAGAAGCACACCGCTATCTTTTCCTCCCGAAAAAGAAACATACACATTATCAAAATCGGAAAATATCCGATTCAATCGCTCCAAAACGACTTCATACACACTGCTTCTCAGATTCTCCATTTGCCTCATACACCATTTTTACATACAATTTCCACGTTTTCAATTCAGAAAATCCACACGCCCGAAAGGCATCAACATGCCGAACATGAGAAATCGCATAAAGAGTGCAGTCTTGGGCAAACTCTTCTTTCGCTTTTTCGATAAGAGAAGTCAACAATTCGGAAGAATCTCCCGCCAAATAGTAATTATCGATACAAGCTCCCGCAGTTTTTCTTTCAACAGGCATAAAACCTTTTACCTCGCCTCGTTCCAAAGCGATGAACCAAAGGTGTTTACGAGAGGTTTTAAACGGATAATTATTGTTCTGACGAATAATGGGAACACTCATAACTAACGGCGCAACAAGGGCATATAGCCGCGCATCTGTCCCCGGCAATTTTTCTACTATCATGGTGGAGCATTTTTGTGATTCATTCGAAACATAACATCGGTATGTTCCAAATGCCTCTATCTTATTTTAGTCACAAAAATAAAAAAAGAATGAATATATACAGCAACAAAAATGTCACAATTTCACTATAACAATAATATATAAAATACGATTTATCGTTATTCTATGGGCAAACCGTACATTTAAAATGTTTTAGAACATATCCATTTATATTTTTTACAACACCTAAAAACCTGTCGCGAACAAATTTTTTCACTTAAAAATCATACCTATCTTATTCCCTTTGTAATC harbors:
- the pth gene encoding aminoacyl-tRNA hydrolase — protein: MKYLIVGLGNIGYEYENTRHNIGFRVLDALAKASNLVFTDGRYGATCELRLKGRVLVLLKPSTYMNLSGNAVRYWLQKENIPVENMLVVVDDLALPFGTLRLKPKGSDAGHNGLKHICEILGTQCYARLRFGIGNDFPRGGQIEFVLGSFPPEEEKQLPEKLERAGEIIKSFCLAGVQQTMNQYNNK
- a CDS encoding DUF3440 domain-containing protein, giving the protein MENLRSSVYEVVLERLNRIFSDFDNVYVSFSGGKDSGVLLNLCIDYIRQNKLNRRLGVFHIDYEVQYEETTRYVDRVLASNSDILDVYRICVPFKVTTCASMYQNYWRPWEDSMRPLWVREKPENCYTKEDFDFYTDDLWDYEFQIKFAEWLHKRNAARRTCCLIGIRTQESFNRWRTIHSDKNYRKYKGLKWIREMKYGICNAYPIHDWLTTDVWVANGRYHWDYNKLYDLYYRAGVPLDKQRVASPFISQAISSLRLYRAIDPDMWGKMVSRVNGVNFAGLYGNTSMMGWHSIKLPPNMTWEGYLDFLLKTLPENTRKNYQRKLSVSMNFWRDKGGCLADETIRKLEKMGIPITVGDHSNYRTEKKPVRMEYLDDIDIPEFKELPTFKRMCICILKNDHTCKYMGFSLNKAEKEQKERVMEKYKALI
- a CDS encoding 50S ribosomal protein L25/general stress protein Ctc; the encoded protein is MKTFQLNGTARTDLGKKAVKGLRKQGLIPAVLNGGELVELPYQGALKPCEKLVELPGGKKGIIVTDFTVTKDAVRKLVYTPDIFAVELTIDGEKKMAVLKDLQFHPVTDAILHMDFLEVSDKKPVVMEVPVQLEGHSEGVRAGGKLSLSMRKLKVKAIYSNIPERLVINIDNLGLGKTLQVGELHFEGLELMNAKNAVVCAVNLTRAARGAQAAAK
- the galE gene encoding UDP-glucose 4-epimerase GalE, with the protein product MKGKILVTGGTGYIGSHSTVELQNAGYEVVIIDNLSNSNIEVLDGIERITGKRPTFVQADCTDMEALRQLFKENPGIKGIIHFAASKAVGESVQKPLLYYRNNLMSLVNLLTLMPEYGVEGIVFSSSCTVYGQPDVLPVDESAPIKPALSPYGNTKQICEEIIKDTIHASAPFKSIILRYFNPIGAHPTAEIGELPNGVPQNLIPYLTQTAIGIRKELSVFGDDYHTPDGSCIRDYINVVDLAKAHVTAMNRMLENKSPEAIEIFNLGTGRGVSVLELISAFEKATGVKVPHKIVGRREGDIEQVWANPERANKVLGWTAQESIEDTLASAWKWQLKLRERGIM
- a CDS encoding IbrB-like domain-containing protein; the encoded protein is MEKYKSPVYNVIAVPVEKVVANTYNPNIVAPPEMKLLELSIWEDGYTMPCVCYYIPEKDQYELVDGFHRYKVMKTSKRIYDREKGLLPVVVIDKDLSNRMASTIRHNRARGTHCIELMCEIVSELTKAGMSDSWIMRNIGMDKDELLRFKQISGLAELFADKEFSLTKEI